The Hyalangium ruber genome includes the window GTCGGCCGTGGCCGCGGCAGCGGGAGTCCCCGTGGGAGCCGCCCCCGTCTCCGGAGTGCGCTTGCACCCGGCCAGCAGCACGGGCAGCAGCACCAGGAGCGTGAGCGAGCGCCTCACCAGAGGATGCTCTGCACCAGCTCGTCGATCTTCTCGCCCATGGCCTCCAGCCCGTTCATCTTGGACAGCGAGCCGTCGGCGCCCACCTGTTCGGCCAGCTTGGTCAGCTCCTCGTCCGGGAGGCTGGAGAACAGGATGATGGGGATGTCCTGCGTGTTGTACTCGTTCTTCAGGGTGCGGCAGATATCGGTGCCCTTGGCCTCGGGCATGTGGATGTCGGTGAGGATGAGATCCGGCCGCCAGGTTCGAAGCGTCTTCTCGAACTCCATGAGCGTCGAGGTGGCCACGACTTCGTAGCCCCGAGCCTCGAGTACGGCCTTCTCCATGGCGAGAGTGATCTCGCTGTCGTCGATGAGGAGGATTTTTCGCTTCTCTTGCACGGCGACCTTCCCTTGGAGTTCCGTTCTAACTTATCCGCCCAACGAGGCACCACGGCTTTCAGCCCGCCCGGCTGCTCCAGGGGCCTGCTGTCCACGGGCACACGGTCCGTCTTACCGGTCCTCTAATGAAGATTGCGGGCAAAGTGGTCCTGGAGGAGTAAGGAAAGCGGCCATGTTCCGAGTCCTCCCGGTGCTTTGCGCTCTTGTCCTCGCCAGTCTCCCGGCCTGGGCCCTCAATGCCGGTCTGGGTCCACCTCCACCCACCGTGGACCGGCAGACGCCTCATGCCACTGTCCGAGGCTTCCTGGAAGCGGCGCATGCGGGCGACTACAAGCGCGCGGCCTTCTACCTGGACCTGGACTTCCTGCCCCGGGGCGAGCAGGCCGAGAAGGGGCCCCAGCTGGCGCGCCGGCTCAAGTTCGTGATGGACCGCAAGCTGCCGGTGGACCTCTCGGCGCTGAACCAGACCCCGGAGGGGGACCCGGCGGACGGGCGCTTCGACCAGCTCGGCACCATCCCGTTGGAGGGAGCGGCGGTGCCCATCCGGGTCCAGCGGGTCGTCGCCGATGACGGTGCGCTGGTGTGGGTCTTCAGCGAGTCCACGGTGAAGCAGGTGGACCATCTCTTCCAGGAGTACGGCCCGCTGCTGGCCGAGACGCTTCCGGCCATCTTCTTCCGCAGCTCGGTGCTGGGGCTGGAGCCGTGGCAGTGGCTGGGGCTGATCGTGGTGCTGGTGGCGGGCTGGGTGATGGCCGTGCTGCTGGAGCGGGTGTCGCTGGCGGTGACGATGCGGCTGGCGAAGTGGACCCGGGTCTCCTGGGATGACTCGCTGGTGGGAGCGGGGCGGGGGCCGGTGCGCCTGCCGTACTACGCGGTGCTGCTGGCGCTGGGCACCTCGTTCCTGTTGCTGCCGCGGCCGGTCCAGCGGGTCATCGACCGGGTGTGCTACTCGCTGCTCATCATCGCGGTGGCGTGGTTCGTGCTGCGCTTCCTGCGGGTGTCGGCCGCCTTCGTCCACGACAAGGTGTCCAGCAAGACGCGGGACGCCACGCGCCTGCGCAGCCTGAGCACGCAGCTGGCGGTGCTGCGGCACGTCTTCGAGGTGGCCACCTACGTCATCGCCTCGGCGCTGCTGCTGATGCAGTTCGAGGTGGTGCGCAACGTGGGCGTGTCGCTGTTGGCCTCGGCGGGCCTGGCGGGCCTGGTCATCGGTCTCGCCGCGCAGAAGTCCATCTCCACGCTGCTGGCGGGAATCCAGCTCTCCATCACCCAGCCCATCCGCATGGGGGACACGGTGGTGGTGGAGAACGAGTGGGGCACGGTGGAGGAAATCACCCTCACCTATGTGGTGGTGAAGGTGTGGGACGAGCGCCGGCTGGTGGTGCCCATCACCCAGTTCCTGGACAAGTCCTTCCAGAACTGGGGCAAGGGGGGCTCGCAGATGCTGGGGGACGTGCTGCTGCAGGTGGACTACTCCACCGATATCGACGCCCTGCGCGCGGAGCTCAAGCGCATCCTGGAGAACGAGGGGCGCGAGCTGTGGGACGGCAAGGTGCAGACCGTGGTGGTGCTCAACGTGCTGGAGAAGACGCTCGCGGTGCGGGCGCTGGTGAGCGCCGAGCCGAGCAAGCTGTTCGATCTGCGATGCCTGGTGCGCGAGCGGCTCATCGTCTTCCTGCGCACCCGGCCGGGGTGGTTGCCCACGGTGCGCAGCGAGACGCGGCCGGTGGTGGCCGGGGGCGAGCAGGCGAACCCGGGGCAGCCCACGGGGCCCGCCCCGGTGCCCCGCGCCTGAGTGCTGGACCCAAAAGGCCCTTTTGAATATGTGCCGCGGCCGTCCGTCGAGGCATTTGCTGTCCTACTTCGTCGCTGGAGTCCGCCGTGATGAAGCGCCAAGCCAGAGTGTGGGGAGCTGTCGCGCTGCTCGCCGCCATGCCCGTGTCAGCCCTTGCCCAGGAGCGGGGCCGCACCGATGGGCCCGAGGGGTCCGAATACGGGAAGGGCGGCTATGAAGATCTCAACGGAGGACGGTTCTCGCTGGAGTTCAACTGGGGCGCGGCCGTCAACCAGGAGCCTCCTCCGCCGGGCGCTCCGGATGGCCCGCCGCTCTTCCTGGGGTTGACGGCCTCCCTGTGGGGCGATGACTGGTACCAGCTGGACTTCAGCGGCGCCTACGTCATGGATGGGGGCCGGTTGGACCTGCTGGTGGGCCCGCGCTTCCGCACCTACGGCTACCCGCTGAGCCTCTCATTGGGCCTCAAAGCAGGTGCCATCATCATCCCTGAGGTGGGCTTGCGCTTCGGCCTGTCGCCGCAGATCGGCGCGGACCTGCTCATCGGGGACCGGGATGACATCATCCTCGGGCTGGCCTACGCGCCGGACATCCCCTTGCCTGTCGAGATCAACGGATCCAACAACGTCACCCACCGGTTGTTCATGAGTCTCGGGTACAGGTTCTAGCGCCATGATTGCTCACGCCCTCATCGCCGCCCTCGCCCTCACCGTGGGGCAGACGCCCAGCGCCACCACGGCGCGGGGCACCACCGCTCCGGTCTTCCCGTTCCCCACCGGAGAGGTGCAGACGATCAACCTCATCGAGTGGAACTCGAACCAGCTCCCTCGCCTGTACGAGCGCTCGGACCAGCTTCCGCTGACGGACGAGGAGGTGGCCAAGCTGTCCAAGGCGGGCTTCACCTCGGCGCAACTGGTGAAGATGATCGAAGAGCGCCGCTGCGCGTGTGACGCCAGCGCCGACGGCCTCATCCGCCTGAAGCAGGCGGGAGTGAACGCGGACGTGCTGTCGGCCCTCTCGCTGCACTCGCTGCCGCCCAACCGGATGCTCAACCTGCTGGTGACGCTGGACTTCACGGGCGAGAGCCGCGGCGCGCGCGAGGCCTTCCTCTACTTCTTCGTGGAGGACGGGGACCTGACGCGGGTGTTGACGCTCAACATCCCGGACCTGCTGCAGAACCAGAACGCGCACGAGGCGACGGTGGACCGCAGCGACATCCTCCGGGCGCGGCTGGTGCGGCGCATCCAGTTGCCTGGCTCGGTGCCGCTCAAGACGTACGGCCCGCACCGGGTGCTGGTGGCCTCCAGCGCGAAGCCGACCCTGACCCACCCCTCGCAGCTCACCGAGCAGGAGCGCGCCAAGGCGCAGCTCTACACCTTCGACTACCCGCGCTCTTCGCTGCAGAGCCTCTGCCGGCTGACGGCGGGGTACCGCCAGGACGCGGTGCTGGCCTACAAGTGGCGCTTCGAGGGCAGCCGCTTCGAATGCGAATGGAACTAGGAGCACGCCCCATGAACACCCGCCTCATTCTTTGTGCCTGCCTCGCCGCCTCGCTCAGTGGGTGCATCCACGGTGGTCCTCGCGCCTATACGCGCGGCACCTACGAGGATCCGAACACCATCGAGATGCTGTCGGACCGCTTCAACGAGAACGACCTGCAGCTCATCGCCAAGAAGATGGCGGAGTCGCTGGCCAACTCGCCGCGCTTCGCCCAGCCCAGCCCCGAGCGGCTGCCCATCGTCCTGGTAGGGAAGCTGAAGAACAGCACCTCGGAGCACATCGACATGCGCTCCTTGGGGGACAAGATCCAGACGGCGCTGGCGCAGACGGGCCGCTTCGCGCTGGTGGACCAGCAGTCGCGCACGGACATCGCGGAGGAGTACGAGTACCAGCAGTCCGGCTACGTGAACCCGAACGAGGCGAAGGCGCCGGGCCAGCAGGTGTCCGTGGACTTCCTCATGACGGGCGACCTGGCCTCCATCATCCAGGAGGTCGGCAACGACAAGCTCGTGTACTACAAGATGACGGCGAAGCTGAGCAACGTGCGCTCGGGCCTCATCGAGTGGACGGACGAGAAGCAGATCCGCAAGAAGTTCGAGAAGCGGACCGTCGGCTGGTGACCCGAGGCCGCTGAGCTCCCGCCGTGCGCCCCTTGCGCCCCCGAGACCGCAGCAGCCCTCGCCCTTTGGGGTGGAGCGTGCTCGTGCTCCTGGGGGCGCTGCTGCTTCAGGGGTGCGCGGCGGACTACGTGGCGCGCACCTATGGCGTGCGC containing:
- a CDS encoding response regulator — translated: MQEKRKILLIDDSEITLAMEKAVLEARGYEVVATSTLMEFEKTLRTWRPDLILTDIHMPEAKGTDICRTLKNEYNTQDIPIILFSSLPDEELTKLAEQVGADGSLSKMNGLEAMGEKIDELVQSILW
- a CDS encoding mechanosensitive ion channel family protein; this encodes MFRVLPVLCALVLASLPAWALNAGLGPPPPTVDRQTPHATVRGFLEAAHAGDYKRAAFYLDLDFLPRGEQAEKGPQLARRLKFVMDRKLPVDLSALNQTPEGDPADGRFDQLGTIPLEGAAVPIRVQRVVADDGALVWVFSESTVKQVDHLFQEYGPLLAETLPAIFFRSSVLGLEPWQWLGLIVVLVAGWVMAVLLERVSLAVTMRLAKWTRVSWDDSLVGAGRGPVRLPYYAVLLALGTSFLLLPRPVQRVIDRVCYSLLIIAVAWFVLRFLRVSAAFVHDKVSSKTRDATRLRSLSTQLAVLRHVFEVATYVIASALLLMQFEVVRNVGVSLLASAGLAGLVIGLAAQKSISTLLAGIQLSITQPIRMGDTVVVENEWGTVEEITLTYVVVKVWDERRLVVPITQFLDKSFQNWGKGGSQMLGDVLLQVDYSTDIDALRAELKRILENEGRELWDGKVQTVVVLNVLEKTLAVRALVSAEPSKLFDLRCLVRERLIVFLRTRPGWLPTVRSETRPVVAGGEQANPGQPTGPAPVPRA
- the lpoB gene encoding penicillin-binding protein activator LpoB, whose product is MNTRLILCACLAASLSGCIHGGPRAYTRGTYEDPNTIEMLSDRFNENDLQLIAKKMAESLANSPRFAQPSPERLPIVLVGKLKNSTSEHIDMRSLGDKIQTALAQTGRFALVDQQSRTDIAEEYEYQQSGYVNPNEAKAPGQQVSVDFLMTGDLASIIQEVGNDKLVYYKMTAKLSNVRSGLIEWTDEKQIRKKFEKRTVGW